A region from the Bacteroidota bacterium genome encodes:
- a CDS encoding RraA family protein, which yields MKTLFLCVLFCCVLAPPAVKAQQISQPELVFLTPEWTGERFEDGRPRVPDAILERMRLVTLEEAWAVLKGENFRHQYDDGWMTINPDSVLVGRALTATFMPGRPDIHRVIDDRGHNQGGRIKSQNAWPIDMLVQGDVYVVDQFGAHIDGPTIGDNLGNAIYARSGNGIVYNGALRDIDGLKEIGSFTSFFRSYHPSHHLNNPDGALNTTLVGINQPTRIGKATVMPGDVVLGRDGGVIFIPPHLAERVVTTSEVVRLRDMFGHQRLREQRYTAGQIDTRWSDEIERDFSQWLNAHIDDLPVPKAQIQALLAKRTW from the coding sequence ATGAAGACACTCTTCCTTTGCGTGCTCTTTTGTTGCGTGTTGGCACCGCCAGCCGTTAAAGCACAGCAAATATCCCAACCTGAACTCGTTTTTCTAACACCGGAATGGACTGGTGAACGGTTTGAAGATGGCCGGCCCCGCGTACCGGATGCCATTCTTGAACGCATGCGTCTCGTCACGCTCGAAGAAGCCTGGGCCGTGCTGAAAGGCGAGAACTTTCGGCATCAGTATGATGATGGCTGGATGACCATTAACCCCGACAGTGTACTGGTCGGGCGCGCATTAACCGCGACCTTTATGCCCGGCCGGCCCGATATACACCGCGTCATCGACGACCGTGGGCACAACCAAGGCGGCCGTATCAAGTCTCAAAATGCCTGGCCGATCGACATGCTCGTGCAGGGCGATGTGTACGTTGTTGATCAGTTTGGTGCGCATATCGATGGCCCAACCATTGGAGATAACCTCGGCAATGCCATTTATGCGCGCTCAGGAAACGGTATCGTTTACAACGGCGCGTTGCGCGACATCGATGGCTTGAAAGAAATTGGCAGCTTCACCTCCTTCTTCAGAAGCTACCACCCCTCCCATCATTTGAATAATCCGGACGGCGCGTTAAACACCACGCTTGTAGGCATCAACCAGCCCACGCGGATTGGTAAGGCCACAGTGATGCCGGGCGACGTGGTGCTGGGCCGTGATGGTGGAGTCATTTTTATCCCACCCCATCTGGCGGAGCGTGTAGTTACAACCTCGGAAGTGGTTAGGCTGCGCGACATGTTTGGGCACCAGCGTTTGCGTGAGCAACGCTACACCGCCGGCCAGATCGACACCCGCTGGTCCGATGAAATTGAGCGCGATTTTTCGCAGTGGCTCAACGCGCATATTGATGACCTGCCCGTGCCGAAGGCGCAAATCCAGGCCCTCCTTGCAAAGCGCACCTGGTAA